One window from the genome of Eucalyptus grandis isolate ANBG69807.140 chromosome 7, ASM1654582v1, whole genome shotgun sequence encodes:
- the LOC104432407 gene encoding uncharacterized protein LOC104432407 isoform X1 codes for MKAEAFGSMCWSSQSRGVLLPGKKMLTLMENISCRSAVCGGFACERTETSTAKRVCLFVLLWMVSKSLHLDLRRMRRNSCRHTEGDSEAYYRKWWEIFCRIDQEVHSFNCRNILFFFKIKCELGLPVGCSKHIAQQCYYH; via the exons ATGAAAGCGGAGGCATTTGGGTCAATGTGCTGGTCAAGCCAGTCAAGAGGAGTTCTTCTGCCTGGGAAAAAAATGTTGACTTTGATGGAGAATATTTCTTGCAGGTCTGCAGTGTGTGGTGGTTTCGCGTGCGAAAGAACGGAGACCTCTACCGCAAAAAGGGTATGCTTGTTTGTCTTGCTATGGATGGTGTCGAAGTCCTTGCATCTGGATTTGAGACGGATGAGGAG GAATTCCTGCAG ACACACGGAAGGAGATTCAGAAGCATATTACAGAAAATGGTGGGAGATATTCTGCAGAATTGACCAGGAAGTGCACTCATTTAATTGCAGAAatatccttttcttcttcaagattAAG TGTGAGTTAGGACTGCCTGTTGGTTGCTCAAAGCACATTGCTCAGCAATGTTATTACCATTGA
- the LOC104432407 gene encoding uncharacterized protein LOC104432407 isoform X3, giving the protein MLVCLAMDGVEVLASGFETDEEAEIEKLVTSMWGALQTKTSADVSFVIAKNILAAKYREFLQTHGRRFRSILQKMVGDILQN; this is encoded by the exons ATGCTTGTTTGTCTTGCTATGGATGGTGTCGAAGTCCTTGCATCTGGATTTGAGACGGATGAGGAG GCTGAGATTGAGAAATTGGTTACTTCAATGTGGGGAGCTCTACAGACCAAAACTTCAGCAGATGTTAGCTTCGTAATTGCGAAGAATATTTTGGCTGCAAAATACAGG GAATTCCTGCAG ACACACGGAAGGAGATTCAGAAGCATATTACAGAAAATGGTGGGAGATATTCTGCAGAATTGA
- the LOC104432407 gene encoding uncharacterized protein LOC104432407 isoform X2 — protein sequence MKAEAFGSMCWSSQSRGVLLPGKKMLTLMENISCRSAVCGGFACERTETSTAKRVCLFVLLWMVSKSLHLDLRRMRRNSCRHTEGDSEAYYRKWWEIFCRIDQEVHSFNCRSSRR from the exons ATGAAAGCGGAGGCATTTGGGTCAATGTGCTGGTCAAGCCAGTCAAGAGGAGTTCTTCTGCCTGGGAAAAAAATGTTGACTTTGATGGAGAATATTTCTTGCAGGTCTGCAGTGTGTGGTGGTTTCGCGTGCGAAAGAACGGAGACCTCTACCGCAAAAAGGGTATGCTTGTTTGTCTTGCTATGGATGGTGTCGAAGTCCTTGCATCTGGATTTGAGACGGATGAGGAG GAATTCCTGCAG ACACACGGAAGGAGATTCAGAAGCATATTACAGAAAATGGTGGGAGATATTCTGCAGAATTGACCAGGAAGTGCACTCATTTAATTGCAGAA GCTCCAGAAGATAA
- the LOC104429121 gene encoding toll/interleukin-1 receptor-like protein, which translates to MDRGQTQGKRKRAEEESTEGAATSSFIPLEATCVGSGQYEVFLSFRGSDTRNTFTDHLYHRLIKARTVPFCVFRDENNIQIGEEFGSKILDAIAQSKISIPIISENYASSKWCLRELVHIMDRKKSASHIVLPIFYKVAPSDVRHLKGNFGNAFHSSQERFDEKEILKGQQALNEVSQLNGWESQKIANGYFT; encoded by the coding sequence ATGGACAGAGGGCAGACtcagggaaagagaaagagggcaGAGGAAGAGAGCACCGAAGGAGCAGCCACTTCTTCTTTCATCCCTCTAGAAGCCACATGTGTAGGTAGCGGTCAATACgaagtgttcttgagctttagaggctCAGATACCCGCAATACATTCACCGATCACCTCTATCACCGTCTGATCAAGGCAAGGACTGTACCGTTTTGCGTGTTTAGGGACGAGAACAACATCCAAATTGGTGAGGAATTTGGTTCAAAGATTCTCGATGCCATCGCACAGTCTAAGATTTCGATTCCCATCATCTCCGAAAATTATGCTTCGAGCAAGTGGTGCCTCCGTGAGCTCGTTCATATCATGGACCGTAAGAAGAGTGCATCACACATAGTGTTGCCTATATTTTACAAAGTTGCCCCATCGGATGTGCGGCATCTAAAAGGAAATTTTGGAAACGCCTTCCACTCGAGTCAAGAGCGTTTTGATGAgaaggagatcttgaaagggCAACAAGCATTAAATGAAGTCAGTCAATTAAATGGATGGGAATctcaaaaaattgcaaatgggtattttacttaa